In Ictalurus furcatus strain D&B chromosome 23, Billie_1.0, whole genome shotgun sequence, a single window of DNA contains:
- the LOC128600070 gene encoding uncharacterized protein LOC128600070 isoform X1 has protein sequence MGNLEPIPGSIGHKARFTLDRVPIQHRAQSHTHSHTHSYTTDTLDMPVSLPCMSLDWGRKPEYPEETTAARGEHANSHTEPRWESNPRPWRCEASVLTTKPPCAPREPSQAIKSQMGHTTDSYTRMQLKVTRPQVRMKCAIWDKSVKTMLFFMSFCRQLPLMFERPSDANVIMSSSARKRSIICSLCIEDPFSDVAARPLHYPGKLDDGN, from the exons atggggaacctggagcctataccagggagcatcgggcacaaggcgcggttcaccctggacagggtgccaatccagcacagggcacaatcacatacacactcacacacccattcatacactacggacactttagacatgccagtcagcttaccatgcatgtctttggactgggggaggaaaccggagtacccggaggaaacgaccgcagcacggggagaacatgcaaactcacacacagagccacggtgggaatcaaacccccgaccctggaggtgtgaggcgagtgtgctaactactaagccaccgtgcgccccgcGAGAACCCTCACAAGCAATAAAATCACAAATGGGACACACTACGGACTCGTACACTCGCATGCAACTGAAGGTCACGAGACCGCAAGTCCGCATGAAGTGCGCCATTTGGGACAAGAGTGTCAAAAcg ATGCTGTTCTTCATGAGTTTCTGCAGACAACTGCCTCTGATGTTTGAGCGGCCATCAGACGCAAATGTAATAATGAGCAGTTCAGCCAGAAAAAGGAGCATAATATGTAGTTTGTGTATAGAGG ACCCATTCAGTGATGTTGCTGCCCGCCCTCTGCACTACCCAGGCAAG CTCGATGACGGAAATTGA
- the trim35-28 gene encoding tripartite motif containing 35-28 — MASAMDEDITDRPSLLESDLSCPVCKDLFQDPMLLSCGHSFCQACLESSWKHNRSKMCPVCRRNCEGETPILNRALKSTAESFQKERGWRVTRAPDVICGLHLRELQLFCVHDEEPICAECVSLHSSHDVRPVDHGVKYCQEMLDLKVKILADKLEYFKKMKKRCNETIGYIQSQSVEAEKQIRQLFERLHKILNEEEASRITALKKEEEQKKKMLNEKVESISRDITSLTELIQSLRKEMIAEDLVVLQNYQNLKLRAQWTDEQSQKFPPGALIDVALHVGALDYKVWESMRSQIKCFPVLMDPNTVSPWLSMSPDYASVKESTERQSVPDNPERFDPCVFVLGSEGFVSGRHRWEVNVGDNPKWVLGVCKESVARKRKFTVTTSGGVWSIGLSKGVYSGLTSPRTTLTVAKRPETIRVKVNMEKGEVSFWDADSGAHLITYNDTFRGRLFPLFGPGLHKTPMAIQPAKLTIHK, encoded by the exons ATGGCGTCCGCGATGGACGAGGATATTACCGACAGACCGTCTCTTCTCGAGTCTGATCTGAGCTGTCCGGTGTGTAAGGACCTTTTCCAAGACCCCATGCTACTCTCATGCGGTCACAGCTTTTGCCAAGCGTGTCTGGAGTCCAGCTGGAAGCACAACCGCTCGAAGATGTGTCCCGTGTGTCGGAGAAACTGTGAAGGAGAGACTCCGATCCTGAACCGGGCCCTTAAAAGCACAGCCGAGTCttttcagaaagagagaggatggCGCGTTACCAGAGCTCCAGATGTGATCTGCGGCCTACACCTACGCGAGCTGCAGCTGTTCTGTGTTCATGATGAGGAGCCCATATGTGCGGAGTGTGTTAGCCTGCATTCCAGCCATGACGTCAGGCCTGTAGACCATGGAGTTAAATACTGCCAG GAAATGCTTGACTTAAAAGTCAAGATACTTGCTGACAAATTGGAGTATTTTAAGAAGATGAAGAAACGATGCAACGAGACAATCGGTTATATTCAG AGCCAGTCAGTGGAAGCAGAGAAGCAAATCAGACAGCTGTTTGAGAGGCTCCATAAGATTCTGAATGAAGAAGAAGCTTCCAGAATTACAGCCctaaagaaagaagaggaacaGAAGAAAAAGATGCTGAATGAGAAGGTTGAAAGCATCAGCCGTGATATCACCTCTCTCACTGAGCTGATTCAGTCACTGAGGAAGGAGATGATTGCAGAGGATTTGGTTGTACTACAA AACTACCAGAATCTTAAACTTAG AGCCCAGTGGACAGATGAACAATCCCAGAAGTTTCCTCCTGGAGCTCTCATCGATGTGGCCTTGCATGTTGGAGCACTGGATTACAAAGTTTGGGAGAGCATGCGGTCACAGATCAAATGCT TTCCAGTGCTGATGGATCCAAACACTGTTTCACCATGGCTCTCCATGTCCCCTGACTATGCAAGTGTGAAAGAGAGCACAGAGAGGCAATCAGTCCCAGACAACCCTGAGCGCTTTGACCCCTGTGTCTTTGTCCTGGGCTCAGAGGGTTTTGTGTCAGGTCGCCACCGCTGGGAGGTCAATGTAGGTGATAACCCAAAGTGGGTCCTCGGAGTGTGTAAAGAGTCTGTGGCCCGCAAGAGGAAGTTCACAGTGACTACATCAGGAGGCGTGTGGAGCATCGGCTTAAGTAAAGGCGTGTACAGCGGTCTGACTTCTCCTCGCACCACACTAACTGTGGCGAAGAGGCCAGAGACAATCAGGGTGAAAGTCAACATGGAAAAAGGAGAGGTGTCCTTCTGGGATGCAGACAGTGGGGCACACCTCATCACCTACAACGACACATTCCGTGGGAGGCTCTTCCCTCTCTTTGGCCCTGGGCTCCACAAAACTCCTATGGCTATCCAGCCTGCCAAACTCACCATCCATAAGTAG
- the LOC128600070 gene encoding uncharacterized protein LOC128600070 isoform X2, whose product MGNLEPIPGSIGHKARFTLDRVPIQHRAQSHTHSHTHSYTTDTLDMPVSLPCMSLDWGRKPEYPEETTAARGEHANSHTEPRWESNPRPWRCEASVLTTKPPCAPREPSQAIKSQMGHTTDSYTRMQLKVTRPQVRMKCAIWDKSVKTMLFFMSFCRQLPLMFERPSDANYLKYAEETPAANGKHANAAHTEPRWESNPRPWRPIQ is encoded by the exons atggggaacctggagcctataccagggagcatcgggcacaaggcgcggttcaccctggacagggtgccaatccagcacagggcacaatcacatacacactcacacacccattcatacactacggacactttagacatgccagtcagcttaccatgcatgtctttggactgggggaggaaaccggagtacccggaggaaacgaccgcagcacggggagaacatgcaaactcacacacagagccacggtgggaatcaaacccccgaccctggaggtgtgaggcgagtgtgctaactactaagccaccgtgcgccccgcGAGAACCCTCACAAGCAATAAAATCACAAATGGGACACACTACGGACTCGTACACTCGCATGCAACTGAAGGTCACGAGACCGCAAGTCCGCATGAAGTGCGCCATTTGGGACAAGAGTGTCAAAAcg ATGCTGTTCTTCATGAGTTTCTGCAGACAACTGCCTCTGATGTTTGAGCGGCCATCAGACGCAAAT tatttgaaatacgcggaggaaacccccgcagcaaacggaaaacatgcaaacgccgcacacacagagccacggtgggaatcgaacccccgaccctggag ACCCATTCAGTGA